A DNA window from Mucilaginibacter xinganensis contains the following coding sequences:
- a CDS encoding cupin-like domain-containing protein has product MSFILTPIDSVDNITKHDFVNNYLNPRKPLIIRKATESWPALQKWTFDYLKEVVGDQVVPLYDSSKADPSKPINASAAEMKFGDYIDLIQKEPTDLRIFLFDPIKQAPKLLDDYRSPTELMGGFLDKYPNMFFGGAGSVTFLHYDIDLAHIFHTHFNGRKHVILFDQKWSDRLYCIPFATYALEDYDIEQPDFNKFPALDGVEGQEAFLEHGDTLFMPTGYWHWMKYLDGSFSISLRAWDKSWAIKAKSLYNLTIQRKFDDLMKKNFQQKYMDWKEQLAVKRANKALMEDLPA; this is encoded by the coding sequence ATGAGCTTTATTTTAACCCCGATAGACAGCGTTGACAATATTACAAAACATGATTTTGTTAATAATTATCTAAATCCGCGCAAGCCGCTCATTATTCGAAAAGCTACCGAGAGCTGGCCGGCCCTGCAAAAATGGACTTTTGATTACCTGAAAGAAGTAGTTGGCGACCAGGTTGTCCCCTTATATGACAGTTCAAAAGCCGACCCGTCAAAACCCATAAATGCATCAGCTGCAGAAATGAAGTTCGGTGACTATATAGACCTGATACAAAAAGAACCAACAGACCTGCGAATTTTTTTATTCGACCCGATAAAGCAGGCACCTAAATTACTGGATGACTACCGTTCACCTACCGAATTGATGGGCGGTTTCCTGGATAAATATCCAAATATGTTTTTTGGCGGAGCCGGATCAGTTACTTTCTTACATTATGATATTGACCTTGCTCATATCTTCCACACTCATTTTAACGGCCGCAAGCATGTTATTCTTTTCGACCAAAAATGGAGCGACCGGCTTTATTGCATTCCTTTTGCTACCTACGCCCTGGAGGACTATGACATTGAACAACCCGATTTTAACAAATTCCCCGCGCTGGATGGGGTTGAGGGACAGGAAGCATTTTTAGAGCATGGCGATACCCTGTTTATGCCTACCGGTTACTGGCACTGGATGAAATACCTGGATGGCTCGTTTTCCATCTCGTTACGGGCCTGGGATAAATCATGGGCCATTAAAGCTAAAAGTTTATACAACTTAACCATACAGCGTAAGTTTGACGACCTGATGAAAAAGAACTTTCAGCAAAAGTATATGGATTGGAAAGAGCAACTTGCAGTGAAACGGGCAAATAAAGCGTTGATGGAGGATCTGCCGGCTTAG
- the hemW gene encoding radical SAM family heme chaperone HemW, whose protein sequence is MAGIYIHIPFCKQACYYCDFHFSTSLKYKEELLEALIREIRLQKSYLDDETIETIYFGGGTPSLLTADEINLIIGTITGIHTVAANAEVTIEANPDDLDKAKLQALRQTAINRFSIGIQSFFDDDLQWMNRVHRGAEAEASVKRAQDTGFENITVDLIYGYPLLSDTKWKHNLDKVFELDVPHVSSYSMTVEPQTALAAFIKKKKQAAMDDQQSAEQFILLMDAMKTRGFEHYEISNFCKPGHYSRHNANYWKGVKYLGIGPSAHSFNGETRQWNVANNAKYIQALEKSEIPAETELLTETDRLNEYIMTSLRTMWGLDLKRLDAIAGAAAGQLTKGAQRYFENGWLEQKEEVIYLTATGKLYADHIASQLFF, encoded by the coding sequence ATGGCCGGCATCTATATCCATATCCCTTTTTGTAAGCAAGCATGTTATTACTGCGATTTCCATTTCAGTACTTCATTAAAGTATAAGGAGGAGCTTTTAGAGGCACTTATCCGGGAGATCCGGCTACAAAAAAGCTATTTAGACGATGAGACCATTGAAACCATTTACTTTGGCGGTGGCACGCCATCGTTATTAACCGCCGATGAAATCAACCTGATTATTGGTACGATTACCGGCATCCATACAGTAGCTGCAAATGCCGAAGTCACCATAGAAGCCAATCCTGACGACCTTGATAAAGCTAAACTGCAGGCACTACGCCAAACAGCTATCAACAGGTTTAGCATTGGCATCCAATCTTTTTTTGATGACGACCTGCAATGGATGAACCGGGTACATCGTGGGGCGGAAGCGGAGGCGTCTGTAAAAAGGGCTCAGGATACAGGTTTTGAAAACATAACAGTGGACCTTATATACGGGTATCCGTTACTAAGCGATACCAAATGGAAGCATAACCTTGATAAAGTATTTGAGCTCGATGTCCCCCATGTATCATCCTATTCCATGACCGTTGAACCCCAAACTGCACTGGCGGCATTCATCAAAAAGAAAAAACAGGCGGCAATGGATGATCAGCAAAGCGCCGAACAATTTATTTTACTAATGGACGCCATGAAAACCCGCGGCTTTGAACATTATGAAATTTCGAATTTTTGCAAACCGGGGCATTATTCAAGGCACAATGCCAATTACTGGAAAGGGGTGAAATACCTGGGCATAGGACCATCAGCTCACTCTTTTAATGGTGAAACCCGCCAATGGAATGTAGCCAATAATGCTAAATACATCCAGGCCCTTGAAAAATCAGAAATACCTGCGGAAACCGAACTGCTTACTGAAACTGATCGTTTAAACGAATATATTATGACCTCGCTCCGTACCATGTGGGGCCTTGACCTGAAACGGCTGGATGCCATTGCAGGTGCCGCCGCCGGGCAGTTAACTAAGGGCGCGCAGCGCTATTTTGAAAACGGCTGGCTGGAACAAAAAGAAGAGGTGATATACCTTACTGCAACCGGCAAGCTATACGCCGATCATATTGCTTCGCAGCTATTTTTCTAA
- a CDS encoding fasciclin domain-containing protein, whose protein sequence is MKKLIIAAFAVVAIAIAPKANAQTKMVGGAAMYPTKNIIENAVNSKDHKTLVAAVKAAGLVETLEGTGPFTVFAPTDEAFNKLPAGTVDNLVKPENKATLTKILTYHVVAGRLSAKDILMQVKAGNGKAELKTVSGGTLTAMADGKKLYLVDEKGGKSWITIADVFQSNGVIHVVNTVLMPN, encoded by the coding sequence ATGAAAAAATTAATAATCGCGGCCTTTGCAGTAGTAGCTATTGCAATTGCGCCAAAAGCAAACGCACAAACTAAAATGGTTGGCGGTGCAGCAATGTATCCAACAAAAAACATTATTGAAAATGCAGTAAACTCAAAAGATCACAAAACCCTTGTTGCCGCTGTTAAGGCTGCCGGTTTAGTTGAAACCCTGGAAGGAACAGGTCCGTTCACTGTTTTTGCACCAACCGACGAAGCATTCAACAAGCTGCCTGCCGGAACAGTTGACAACCTGGTTAAACCTGAGAACAAAGCTACTTTAACCAAAATTTTAACTTACCACGTAGTTGCCGGACGCTTAAGTGCAAAAGATATTTTGATGCAGGTGAAAGCAGGTAACGGTAAAGCAGAATTAAAAACGGTATCCGGCGGTACTTTAACCGCTATGGCTGATGGCAAAAAACTTTATCTTGTTGACGAAAAAGGTGGCAAATCATGGATTACCATTGCCGACGTATTCCAAAGCAACGGTGTTATACACGTAGTAAATACGGTATTAATGCCTAACTAA
- a CDS encoding DUF2461 domain-containing protein, whose translation MIQHHTFDFLKELVENNNREWFQANKERYDAARENVIEFTAELIKLMHKIDPGIDAGLDSKKCVMRIYRDIRFSKNKTPYKNNFGVSIPTRGLKLGGAEYYLHITPDSSFIAGGYWMPEAGHLKSIRQEIDYNGHDLKKIIDEPEFIKLFGKFREQDQLKSVPRDYSTDNENIDLLKLKSFIAQHYLTNKELIKENSAETVAAICSRIYPLNVFLNNAIA comes from the coding sequence ATGATACAACACCATACCTTTGATTTTTTAAAAGAACTGGTTGAAAACAATAACCGCGAATGGTTCCAGGCTAACAAGGAACGTTACGATGCAGCCCGCGAAAATGTAATTGAATTTACGGCGGAACTTATAAAGCTGATGCATAAAATCGATCCGGGAATTGATGCCGGCCTCGACAGTAAAAAATGTGTAATGCGCATCTATCGTGATATTCGCTTCAGCAAAAATAAAACACCCTATAAAAACAACTTTGGTGTAAGCATCCCTACCAGGGGCCTCAAGCTTGGTGGTGCAGAATACTACCTGCACATTACGCCCGACAGCTCATTTATTGCCGGTGGCTACTGGATGCCGGAAGCCGGCCATTTAAAATCAATCCGCCAGGAAATTGACTATAACGGGCACGATCTTAAAAAAATAATTGACGAGCCCGAATTTATTAAATTGTTCGGCAAATTCAGGGAGCAGGACCAGTTAAAAAGTGTACCAAGAGACTACAGTACTGACAATGAGAACATTGATTTGCTAAAACTTAAAAGTTTTATTGCGCAACACTACCTTACAAATAAGGAACTGATAAAAGAAAATTCCGCCGAAACGGTTGCTGCAATATGCAGTCGCATCTATCCGTTAAATGTTTTTTTAAATAATGCTATTGCTTAA
- a CDS encoding efflux RND transporter periplasmic adaptor subunit, with translation MYQDSIKKYYKPMLFIGLSALVFTGVMAKLSSNQEVVQNEIKQELKTVGYAARATLVKEINFSDAYTYRGAVEAGEIITLTAETDGKVVYSTVEKGNTVSKGSTLVKVDRSTRFSSYQISEDTYNKAKSDYANLKDLQDSGNASGVEVENAKLQMQNAASQLNISKKQVGQTLILAPESGTVVDKKINQGEYVTPGTALGALACLKEVLVNVFVQENEVSRLKKGAAVTVRADAYPGSIYTGKVSAIIPVASAAKTFPVMIRIINDNPQKLLAGMNVSVVFGADKRSKALVIPRTALTYEKKQAAVYLIHQSRHPVLTPIFLGKEYDTYLGVSRGLKAGDTVMTSGLLNVESGKKIQWLTIQK, from the coding sequence ATGTATCAGGATTCTATAAAAAAATACTACAAACCAATGCTCTTCATCGGGCTTTCAGCCCTGGTTTTTACAGGTGTCATGGCTAAGCTGAGCAGTAATCAGGAAGTTGTTCAAAATGAAATTAAACAGGAGCTAAAAACAGTTGGTTATGCAGCGCGAGCAACATTAGTAAAAGAAATAAATTTCTCAGATGCATACACCTATAGGGGAGCAGTGGAAGCAGGGGAAATCATTACGTTAACTGCAGAAACAGATGGTAAAGTTGTTTATTCTACCGTTGAAAAAGGGAATACCGTATCCAAGGGATCAACCTTGGTTAAGGTGGATAGATCGACGCGTTTTTCATCTTATCAGATTAGCGAGGATACCTATAACAAAGCCAAAAGTGATTATGCCAACCTGAAGGACCTTCAGGATTCAGGCAATGCCTCCGGAGTAGAAGTAGAGAATGCTAAACTGCAAATGCAGAATGCCGCTTCTCAATTAAATATCAGCAAAAAACAGGTGGGCCAGACCTTGATACTGGCACCGGAAAGCGGAACGGTTGTCGATAAAAAAATAAACCAGGGCGAATACGTTACTCCAGGTACGGCCCTGGGTGCCTTGGCCTGCCTGAAAGAAGTATTGGTTAATGTATTTGTACAGGAGAATGAAGTTTCCCGTCTTAAAAAGGGAGCTGCAGTAACTGTAAGGGCTGATGCCTATCCTGGTTCAATATATACAGGTAAGGTATCTGCTATCATACCCGTTGCTTCAGCCGCCAAAACATTCCCGGTAATGATCAGAATTATCAATGATAATCCGCAGAAACTATTGGCCGGTATGAATGTGTCTGTTGTTTTTGGAGCAGACAAACGATCAAAGGCATTAGTGATACCCCGTACCGCCTTAACCTATGAAAAAAAGCAGGCAGCTGTCTACCTGATCCACCAGTCCCGCCACCCGGTACTTACACCCATCTTTCTTGGAAAAGAATATGATACTTACCTGGGCGTCTCCCGCGGGTTAAAAGCCGGAGATACTGTGATGACATCAGGCCTGCTGAATGTAGAATCCGGCAAAAAGATCCAATGGCTTACGATCCAAAAGTAA
- a CDS encoding OmpA/MotB family protein, with protein sequence MKTRSILVAALFCFTLHSCVVMSPKKYKALVAERDSLSMRANSLFDTVAMLRADTMRLHREIKEAQGNYDALKGNYSNLNDKYGALNNNLSASSSKVNQLSADLKKREARLKEVEDALHKRDEATNALRDKLQKALLGFQQNGLSVDIRNGKVYVSLTDKLLFPSGSIVIDARGKQALQQLAAVLNKEADLTIAVEGHTDDKKVINLGQIKDNWDLSVLRSTSVCRYLTEVEKIDPKRLTATGKSEYQPVDTGNTTEARAKNRRIEIILSPKLDELYNLIKQ encoded by the coding sequence ATGAAAACCAGATCTATTTTAGTTGCGGCACTGTTTTGTTTTACTTTACACAGTTGCGTGGTGATGTCGCCCAAAAAGTATAAAGCATTGGTAGCAGAGCGCGATTCACTCTCCATGCGTGCAAATTCACTTTTTGATACTGTTGCCATGTTGCGCGCCGATACCATGCGCCTGCACCGCGAAATAAAAGAAGCGCAGGGAAATTATGATGCGTTAAAAGGTAATTACAGCAATCTGAATGACAAGTATGGGGCATTGAACAACAACCTGAGCGCCAGCTCATCAAAAGTCAATCAATTATCGGCTGATTTGAAAAAGAGGGAAGCCCGCTTAAAAGAGGTGGAAGATGCGCTGCACAAAAGGGATGAAGCAACCAATGCATTAAGGGATAAATTGCAAAAAGCATTATTGGGTTTCCAGCAAAATGGTTTGTCTGTTGATATCAGGAACGGCAAGGTATATGTTTCATTAACCGACAAGTTGCTATTCCCGTCGGGCAGTATAGTTATTGATGCACGCGGAAAACAGGCGCTTCAGCAGCTGGCCGCGGTTCTTAATAAAGAAGCTGATCTAACTATAGCCGTTGAGGGCCATACCGATGACAAAAAGGTAATTAACCTTGGCCAGATAAAAGACAATTGGGACTTGAGCGTTTTACGATCCACTTCTGTTTGCCGTTATCTTACTGAGGTTGAGAAGATTGACCCAAAAAGACTAACCGCTACCGGCAAAAGTGAATATCAGCCGGTTGATACTGGCAATACCACAGAAGCGAGGGCAAAAAACAGAAGGATTGAGATCATTCTTAGCCCTAAGCTTGACGAGTTATATAACTTAATAAAGCAATAG
- a CDS encoding LytR/AlgR family response regulator transcription factor yields MVTVRYKKLSSGKFSAYLDIYSNTVEGKGKRNYEFLKIYVGKDYSVPGTLITESDKDNLNYVKVHTADGIHLSSITTSEIDQKPNNSFKRIHKSYIVALKRIKKITGGQLVIDVGTLLPIGSTYRRQLLDYFN; encoded by the coding sequence ATGGTAACGGTCAGATATAAAAAGTTAAGCAGCGGCAAATTTAGTGCTTATCTCGATATTTATTCAAATACCGTAGAGGGCAAAGGTAAGCGCAATTATGAGTTTCTTAAGATTTATGTCGGTAAGGACTATTCTGTTCCGGGCACCCTGATCACTGAGTCAGACAAAGATAATCTTAACTATGTAAAAGTACATACCGCGGATGGTATTCACCTAAGTTCCATTACCACATCAGAAATAGACCAAAAACCGAATAATAGTTTTAAACGGATCCATAAATCATACATAGTGGCGCTCAAACGGATTAAAAAAATTACAGGTGGTCAGCTTGTAATAGACGTCGGCACCTTATTGCCAATTGGTAGTACTTACCGCCGTCAACTTCTTGATTATTTTAATTGA
- a CDS encoding DUF983 domain-containing protein produces MTPTPKSWAMLHTKCPRCRRGSMFSGGMYNFGSNKIYDRCPHCNLHFEIEPGYFYAAMYVSYAMNVAEATTIAALTYIITRNNDSPWLYLSTILLGCLVLSPINFRYSRVLLLYWLSPKINYQPHLDTDDTTPYL; encoded by the coding sequence ATGACGCCAACACCAAAATCATGGGCAATGCTGCATACTAAATGCCCGCGTTGCCGCAGGGGTAGCATGTTTAGCGGCGGAATGTATAATTTCGGTTCAAATAAAATTTATGACCGTTGCCCACACTGTAACCTGCACTTTGAAATAGAACCGGGATATTTTTATGCGGCCATGTACGTTAGTTATGCCATGAACGTGGCGGAAGCAACCACAATTGCAGCTTTAACCTATATCATAACGCGTAATAACGATTCGCCCTGGCTTTATTTAAGCACTATTTTGTTGGGATGCCTGGTGCTTTCTCCTATAAATTTCAGGTATTCCAGGGTTTTACTATTATATTGGCTTTCGCCAAAAATAAATTATCAGCCGCATTTAGATACCGATGATACAACACCATACCTTTGA
- a CDS encoding cupin-like domain-containing protein — MSFILRPIDTVETITPEDFTANYLKPRRPLVIKGLTSNWAAREKWTPEYLKSVVGSKVVPLYDNSKADPSKPINSSAAEMPFDKYIDLIMSEPTELRIFFFNIFKQAPQLLDDIAFPKDLMGGFLESMPSMFFGGSNSVTFLHYDIDLPHIFHTHFGGKKHVILFENKWKRRLYCIPNATYALEDYDVLNPDTKKFPALEGVEGIEVFLEHGDTLFMPTGYWHWMKYVEGGYSLSLRAWDASVSRKAASVYNLAIKGGLDSLLKMAFKANYAQYREKLAVKWANRELAAGKPF, encoded by the coding sequence ATGAGCTTTATCCTCCGCCCGATAGATACTGTAGAAACTATTACCCCCGAAGATTTTACAGCTAACTACTTAAAACCACGTCGTCCGCTGGTAATTAAAGGATTAACCAGCAACTGGGCCGCCCGGGAAAAATGGACTCCCGAATATTTAAAAAGCGTTGTAGGCAGCAAAGTTGTGCCGCTCTATGATAATTCAAAAGCTGACCCTTCAAAGCCGATTAATTCGTCAGCCGCAGAAATGCCGTTTGACAAGTATATCGACCTGATTATGTCGGAGCCAACTGAGCTAAGGATTTTTTTCTTTAATATATTTAAGCAAGCACCGCAGCTGCTGGACGATATAGCTTTCCCGAAAGATCTGATGGGTGGTTTTTTAGAAAGCATGCCTTCTATGTTTTTTGGAGGATCGAACTCGGTTACGTTTTTGCATTACGATATTGACCTTCCGCATATATTCCATACCCATTTCGGCGGTAAAAAACACGTGATCTTATTTGAGAATAAATGGAAACGCCGTTTATACTGCATCCCTAATGCTACCTATGCACTGGAAGATTATGATGTACTAAATCCCGATACCAAAAAATTCCCTGCCCTTGAGGGGGTAGAAGGCATAGAAGTATTTTTAGAACACGGAGATACCCTTTTTATGCCAACAGGGTACTGGCACTGGATGAAATATGTTGAGGGGGGATATTCACTAAGCCTTCGTGCCTGGGATGCTTCCGTTAGCCGAAAGGCGGCAAGTGTTTATAACCTGGCCATCAAAGGCGGCTTAGATAGCTTGCTAAAAATGGCTTTTAAAGCTAATTACGCTCAATATCGCGAAAAACTGGCTGTAAAATGGGCCAACAGGGAATTGGCTGCAGGCAAGCCGTTTTAA